A region of Pongo pygmaeus isolate AG05252 chromosome 15, NHGRI_mPonPyg2-v2.0_pri, whole genome shotgun sequence DNA encodes the following proteins:
- the EAPP gene encoding E2F-associated phosphoprotein isoform X1, with product MNRLPDDYDPYAVEEPSDEEPALSSSEDEVDVLLHGTPDQKRKLIRECLTGESESSSEDEFEKEMEAELNSTMKTMEDKLSSLGTGSSSGNGKVATAPTRYYDDIYFDSDSEDEDRAVQVTKKKKKRQHKIPTNDELLYDPEKDNRDQAWVDAQRRGYHGLGPQRSRQQQPVPNSDAVLNCPACMTTLCLDCQRHESYKTQYRAMFVMNCSINKEEVLRYKASENRKKRRVRKKMRSNQEDAAEKAETDVEEIYHPVMCTECSTEVAVYDKDEVFHFFNVLASHS from the exons ATGAACCGGCTGCCGGATGACTACGACCCCTACGCGGTTGAAGAGCCTAGCGACGAGGAGCCGGCTTTGAGCAG CTCTGAGGATGAAGTGGATGTGCTTTTACATGGAACTCCTGACCAAAAACGAAAACTCATCAGAGAATGTCTTACTGGAGAAAGTGAATCATCTAGTGAAGATGAATTTGAAAAGGAGATGGAAGCCGAATTAAATTCTACCATGAAAACAATGGAGGACAAGTTATCCTCTCTGGGAACTG GATCTTCCTCAGGAAATGGAAAAGTTGCAACAGCTCCGACGAGGTACTACGATGATATATATTTTGATTCTGATTCTGAGGATGAAGACAGAGCAG TACAggtgaccaagaaaaaaaagaagagacaacaCAAGATTCCAACAAATGACGAATTACTGTATGATCCTGAAAAAGATAACAGAGATCAGGCCTGGGTTGATGCACAGAGAAGGGG TTACCATGGTTTGGGACCACAGAGGTCACGTCAGCAACAGCCTGTTCCAAATAGTGATGCTGTCTTGAATTGTCCTGCCTGCATGACCACACTTTGCCTTGATTGCCAAAG GCATGAATCATACAAAACTCAATATAGAGCAATGTTTGTGATGAATTGTTCTATTAACAAAGAGGAGGTTCTAAGATATAAAGCCTCAGAGAACAGGAAGAAAAGGCGGGTCCGTAAGAAGATGAGGTCTAACCAGGAAGATGCTGCCGAGAAGGCAGAGACAGATGTGGAAGAAATCTATCACCCAGTCATGTGTACAGAATGTTCCACTGAAGTGGCAGTCTACGACAAGGATGAAGTCTTTCATTTCTTCAATGTTTTAGCAAGCCATTCCTAA
- the EAPP gene encoding E2F-associated phosphoprotein isoform X2 produces the protein MNRLPDDYDPYAVEEPSDEEPALSSSEDEVDVLLHGTPDQKRKLIRECLTGESESSSEDEFEKEMEAELNSTMKTMEDKLSSLGTGSSSGNGKVATAPTRYYDDIYFDSDSEDEDRAVTMVWDHRGHVSNSLFQIVMLS, from the exons ATGAACCGGCTGCCGGATGACTACGACCCCTACGCGGTTGAAGAGCCTAGCGACGAGGAGCCGGCTTTGAGCAG CTCTGAGGATGAAGTGGATGTGCTTTTACATGGAACTCCTGACCAAAAACGAAAACTCATCAGAGAATGTCTTACTGGAGAAAGTGAATCATCTAGTGAAGATGAATTTGAAAAGGAGATGGAAGCCGAATTAAATTCTACCATGAAAACAATGGAGGACAAGTTATCCTCTCTGGGAACTG GATCTTCCTCAGGAAATGGAAAAGTTGCAACAGCTCCGACGAGGTACTACGATGATATATATTTTGATTCTGATTCTGAGGATGAAGACAGAGCAG TTACCATGGTTTGGGACCACAGAGGTCACGTCAGCAACAGCCTGTTCCAAATAGTGATGCTGTCTTGA